The genome window ATCATGTCGCACCGCTCTGGTGAGACGGAAGATGCGACCATCGCTGATTTGGCCGTTGCGCTTAACACGGGTCAGATCAAAACAGGATCGGCTTCACGTTCAGACCGGATGGCGAAGTACAACCAATTGCTTCGTATTGAAGAAGAACTGGGCGATGTTGCTTATTTCCCGGGAATCAAGATGTAATTAATAGTACGTACCGTGAGCGGTTTTCTGCCGCTCACGGTTAATTTATACGTCTATGTTCGTTCAAAAGCTTATCCGTCTCAGCAAAAATTTCTACGTAGTAACCGGTGTTATTTTGTTTGCTTGGATGCTTGGTTTTGACACCAACGACTTAGGCACCCAGTTTCGGAATTGGTGGAAGCTCCGCGAATTAGAAACCGACCGGCTTTATTACGAGGAAGAAATTGCCAAAATACAGCAACAACGGAAAGAAATTTTTGGAAGCGCTCGCTCTCAGGAAAAATTCGCCCGCGAAAACTACTTAATGAAAAAGAACGGGGAGGAAGTCTATGTGCTGGTTAATGAGAACAATGAACCGATTGAGAAATAAAGAACGGGCGATTGTGCAGCCAGCCGCTTGATTTCTTTCGGGTTTGAATGATTGCTTATGATTACTGTTCTGTTCTTATGCCTGGGAAACATTTGCCGCTCACCCCTGGCAGAAGGCGTTTTTCGGCAATTGGTGGAGGAGCGGGGATTAGACGGCCAGATTGAATGTGATTCGGCGGGAACTGCTTCCTATCACGTCGGGGATTTACCCGACCGCCGCACTCGAGAAAATGCCCTTAAGCACGGAATTACACTAACGCACCGTGCCCGCCGATTAAGCGGGGAAGATTTTGTGCAGTTTACCTACCTGGTTGCGATGGATGAAGCTAATTACGATGCCATTCAATACGCCAGCCACCGCAGTACCGGATTTTACAGCGAAGAAAACACATTTTTACTGCGCGAATTCGATCCCCTGGTTGACGATCCTGAACAAGGGGGCACAAACGTACCCGATCCTTATTACGAGGAGGCTAATGTCTTCGAGCAAGTCTATCAGATTGCTTACCGGTGTTGCAATAACCTACTAAATTACATCGTGGATCAACATAATCTAGTGGCGGGTGGTACGCAGCAATAGATTAGTTATCCGTTTCGCCGTAGCCTAACAACGGAATTTCTCCATCATCGTAGTAATTGGGATAATTAACCCGCAATACTTCATCCAGATTATGTGGCCCTTCAATGAGAAGGATGCTGTAAACCATGCCGATAACGCTCTGAAGCTTTTCAGTCCGCTCGTCATTGGCACAATTGTGCTGGACCTGGCTTACCGTTTTATACAATGAATCGAGGTGCTTCTCGTATTCCTGATTTTCATCTTCCATATGCGTGTGCCTCAATTAGCTTGGTGTCAGTATTAACATTACCATTTTTCAGGCTAAATGTTCGTGGATTTTCACAATTATGGTCTCAAATTGGTTTTCCTTTTGACAGATAGCAGTATAACTTTGCGGCGAGTTCTGCTGATCGATGGTATGCTTCGATGGGCTTTAACAAACAAAATGATAGCTGGCTAACTTGTTTACAAGCGGTTGGCACTGAGGAAAACTATGGATAAGAAAGTCATTCTAATGATTCTGGACGGCTGGGGTATCGCTACCAAGCCGGAAGTGTCAGCCATTGCCAAGGCTAAAACGCCCTTTATCGACTCGTTATATACGAAGTATTCCAATAGTACGCTGGAAGCGTCAGGATTAGCCGTAGGCTTACCAGCGGGACAAATGGGTAATTCAGAGGTCGGCCATATGAATCTGGGAGCCGGACGGGTTGTCTATCAGGATTTGGTAAAAGTTAACAAAGCTGTTGAGGAGCATACGCTCGAAAAAGAGGCTGTACTGTCTGATGCCCTGAATTACGCCAAAACCAACGGTAAAAAAATTCATTTTATTGGTCTGGTTTCAGATGGTGGTGTTCACTCACACATCAACCATTTGAAAGGACTTTGTTCCATTGCCGCTGCTGAAGGTTTATCGGATGTATACATCCATGCCTTTATGGATGGCCGTGATACCGATCCTAAAGGCGGTTTAGGCTACCTGACTGACTTGCAGGAACACCTGAACACGACTACAGGGAAAATCGCCAGTGTGATTGGGCGCTTTTATGCCATGGATCGGGATAACCGATGGGAACGCGTTAAAATGGCATACGATGTAATGGTGAATGGCATAGGAACCACCGTTAAGGCCGATGAATTGTTGCCAACTATTCAACGCTCGTATGAAGAAGGCTTAACGGATGAGTTTATTAAGCCAATCGTAGTTACCGACGAAGCAGGCACAGCTCTTGCTACAATTAGCGAAGGCGATGTGGTGCTGTGTTACAACTTCCGTACCGACCGGGGCCGTGAAATTACAATGGCACTGACGCAGCAGGATTATCCAGAGCAGGGCATGCATAAGCTAAAGCTCTATTACGTCACCATGACGAATTACGACAATGATTTTAGTGACGTAAAGGTGATCTTTGATAAGGACAATTTGACTAATACGTTGGGAGAGGTTGTGGCTAAAGCGGGTAGAAAGCAGATTCGCATTGCTGAAACGGAAAAATACCCCCACGTTACCTTTTTCTTTTCGGGAGGGCGAGAGCAGGTTTTTGACGGTGAGAAGCGCCTGTTATGCCCATCGCCTAAGGATGTAAAAACGTACGACGAAAAGCCCGAAATGGCAGCACGGGACATCCAGAATGCCATTATTCCAGAGCTGGAGCGAGAAGACGTTGATTTTGTTTGCCTTAACTTTGCCAATCCCGATATGGTCGGTCATACCGGCGTTTTTGAAGCGGTTATTAAGGCCGTTGAAACGGTTGATCAGTGCGCCGAAGCTGTCGTTACGACCGCCCTGAAGCACGGATATACAACCATAATCATTGCTGATCACGGGAACGCCGATTACATGCTTAACGAAGACGGTACACCGAACACCGCGCATACGACCAATTTAGTGCCTTGTATTCTGGTGGATGATACCCTACATCCCAAGATGAAAAGTGGCAAACTAGCCGATATTGCACCAACAATTCTGGCTTTGATGGGTATTCCCCAGCCAGCCGATATGAATGGAGAAAGCCTGATTGTAGCGTAAATAAACTTTTTCGCGAAAGTTCATGTTCGGCCATCATAGACCGTACCTCCCCCGACCAACTGGTTGGGGGAAATTTTTTGCCCTATGAAACACGTATTCTTCTTGCTGCTTCTAAGTCTGACAGCCTGCACCAACCCCACTAAAGAAGCGACAAGCGGTCAGTTTTATGATCTCAAATCATACATCGAAAAACAGATCGCGGTTTTAAACAAGAAAAAACCAACCGTAGAGAAGCAGATTGGTCTGGCCGGCGGACGCGATTTGCAAACGACCAACGAAATTGATTGGACCCGCGAACTGGATTTGTTTCTGCAAGCCGATATCAATAAACAGGCCTATCAGGCTAGTTATCGGGTGACCCGTCCTGATTCACTTACCTACGAATACCAGCTTAAAGAAGGCGAAAAGCTTCCCGTTGGCTACCTGAAAATTTCGCTCGATTCTGTGAACCGCCAACCCATACGAATTGAAGCTATTCTGGCGACAAAAAATTCTCTCTACGAATCCAAGCGAATGGTATGGTTACAAACCAAAGAAGGAACGGTTAGCAAATACCACGTCGAAGGATACCAGCAACTAGCTTGGTTGGAGAAAAAACCATTCCTGATCGAAGGAAAAATTAGATAAGTGCCAGGGACTAATAGTCCCCACCAGCACCACCGCCTCCAAAACTACCGCCACCGAACCCGCCGAAGCTTCCACCGCCTCCGCCACCGCCACCGCCCCAGTTGCCTGAGGAACCGCCCCAGCCAGAGAATGTCGTGTAAGGGAAAGGGAAAAAGCCGCCACCACCGCGCGAACGATTGCCGCCGCCACCCCGGTTGCGTCCAATCCAGGCGATAACAATGAGGATGATAAACAGAATAAGGAGCATAGCAAAAATGCCGTAGCCTTCGCTGTCACCAGACTCCTCTGATTGATACTCGCCCGTAGCACGGCGAATAATTTCGTTAGTCCCCTCATTTAAACCTGCATACCACTCTTCCTTTTTAAAGTGCGGCGTGATGATCTGGCTAACAATCCGCTTGGCAATGGCGTCTGGTATGGCCCCTTCAAGTCCGTAGCCTGTAGCAATAAAGACCTTGCGAGCTTGTGGATTCCAGGTTAAAATAAGGCCGTTATTTTTCCCTTGTTGACCCACGCCCCAGGCGCGTCCAACCTGAAAGCTAAAGTCTCCAATAGGGTAGGGTTCTGTTGTTTTAACAATCAGAACAACGATCTGAGTAGAGGTTGAGTCGTTGTAAGCGCGTAATTTTTGCTCTAGTTGCTCCCGTTCGTTGGGCTTTAGAATGCCCACCAGGTCATTGACCAAACGAGGCGGATTAG of Tellurirhabdus bombi contains these proteins:
- a CDS encoding septum formation initiator family protein, whose amino-acid sequence is MFVQKLIRLSKNFYVVTGVILFAWMLGFDTNDLGTQFRNWWKLRELETDRLYYEEEIAKIQQQRKEIFGSARSQEKFARENYLMKKNGEEVYVLVNENNEPIEK
- a CDS encoding low molecular weight protein-tyrosine-phosphatase codes for the protein MITVLFLCLGNICRSPLAEGVFRQLVEERGLDGQIECDSAGTASYHVGDLPDRRTRENALKHGITLTHRARRLSGEDFVQFTYLVAMDEANYDAIQYASHRSTGFYSEENTFLLREFDPLVDDPEQGGTNVPDPYYEEANVFEQVYQIAYRCCNNLLNYIVDQHNLVAGGTQQ
- the gpmI gene encoding 2,3-bisphosphoglycerate-independent phosphoglycerate mutase, whose protein sequence is MDKKVILMILDGWGIATKPEVSAIAKAKTPFIDSLYTKYSNSTLEASGLAVGLPAGQMGNSEVGHMNLGAGRVVYQDLVKVNKAVEEHTLEKEAVLSDALNYAKTNGKKIHFIGLVSDGGVHSHINHLKGLCSIAAAEGLSDVYIHAFMDGRDTDPKGGLGYLTDLQEHLNTTTGKIASVIGRFYAMDRDNRWERVKMAYDVMVNGIGTTVKADELLPTIQRSYEEGLTDEFIKPIVVTDEAGTALATISEGDVVLCYNFRTDRGREITMALTQQDYPEQGMHKLKLYYVTMTNYDNDFSDVKVIFDKDNLTNTLGEVVAKAGRKQIRIAETEKYPHVTFFFSGGREQVFDGEKRLLCPSPKDVKTYDEKPEMAARDIQNAIIPELEREDVDFVCLNFANPDMVGHTGVFEAVIKAVETVDQCAEAVVTTALKHGYTTIIIADHGNADYMLNEDGTPNTAHTTNLVPCILVDDTLHPKMKSGKLADIAPTILALMGIPQPADMNGESLIVA
- a CDS encoding TPM domain-containing protein, with amino-acid sequence MTNTPLTIRLFSLLRSALLLLFLLVQVGAFGQDIPEGIPPRPNPPRLVNDLVGILKPNEREQLEQKLRAYNDSTSTQIVVLIVKTTEPYPIGDFSFQVGRAWGVGQQGKNNGLILTWNPQARKVFIATGYGLEGAIPDAIAKRIVSQIITPHFKKEEWYAGLNEGTNEIIRRATGEYQSEESGDSEGYGIFAMLLILFIILIVIAWIGRNRGGGGNRSRGGGGFFPFPYTTFSGWGGSSGNWGGGGGGGGGSFGGFGGGSFGGGGAGGDY